A genome region from Carya illinoinensis cultivar Pawnee chromosome 2, C.illinoinensisPawnee_v1, whole genome shotgun sequence includes the following:
- the LOC122300090 gene encoding serine/threonine-protein kinase ATG1a isoform X2, with product MDLGDLNHGCRVVGDYILGPRIGWGSFAVVWRSKHRYSGAEVAVKEIDRTQLIPKVRENLLKEISILSTINNPNIIRLFDAIETEDKIYLVLEYCDGGDLAAYIQRHGKVSEAVARHFMRQLAAGLQILHEKHLIHRDLKPQNLLLSTREATLLLKIGDFGFARSLMPPGLADTLCGSPLYMAPEIIQNQKYDAKADLWSVGAILFQLVTGKPPFDGNNHLQLFQNILKSTELQFPQGTLEELHPDCVDLVRSLLRQNPVERLTFKDFFNHKFLGEPRPNAKVEYFSPLQPMKSMDGNFNSTAYDRRSQLHSVHPTSSYSRNPTLITSVHDNILKQVEYCDNASITNNGHGFTSNISSHRMGKSVDEGCSSDQHPVSDSLESIEKDYVLVNPHFASMEGFSYYLETSLQDKSTSRVSLFPSRKNDLDIAVAMQRMDLADSSVGGPETAQSHLVTSNASSILREVQRLTILHPSTRLHLLHHYLEALAELSLEKYDAGRFLESLSVELVVLAIWKKSLQICSSWLSATTEGELPATSSTNDSIPLEGAAEMPDTMEIIYQKALAIATDAAVDEYMENKERAAALYSKALLLFSFIVGEATCLPLNPPFSLTGGEKKRIQQYIINLQFHQSRCHVTGSSQAIPAAPLWQIK from the exons ATGGATCTTGGAGACCTCAACCACGGGTGCCGGGTGGTCGGGGACTATATACTTGGACCGAGAATCGGATGGGGTTCCTTCGCCGTCGTCTGGAGGTCCAAGCACCGCTACTCGGGTGCAGAGGTCGCTGTCAAAGAGATAGACAGGACGCAGCTTATCCCAAAAGTCAGGGAGAATTTACTGAAAGAGATTTCCATTCTCAGCACCATTAATAACCCAAACATTATTCGCCTTTTCGACGCCATCGAG ACTGAGGATAAAATATACCTTGTTTTGGAGTATTGTGATGGCGGTGACCTAGCAGCCTACATTCAACGCCACGGTAAAGTCTCCGAGGCAGTTGCAAGGCACTTCATGAGGCAATTGG CCGCAGGGTTGCAAATACTTCATGAAAAACACCTCATCCACCGTGATTTGAAACCACAG AACTTGCTGTTGTCAACTAGGGAAGCAACTCTGCTTTTGAAGATTGGGGATTTTGGTTTTGCAAG GTCCCTGATGCCCCCAGGCTTAGCTGATACCCTATGTGGTTCGCCATTATACATGGCTCCAGAAATTATTCAGAACCAGAAATATGATGCAAAG GCTGACTTATGGAGTGTTGGGGCCATTTTATTCCAGCTGGTGACTGGGAAGCCGCCATTTGATGGCAATAATCATTTGCAG CTTTTTCAGAACATTTTAAAATCAACCGAGCTGCAATTTCCACAAGGTACTTTGGAAGAACTACATCCGGATTGTGTGGATCTTGTCCGAAGTCTATTACGTCAAAACCCAG TTGAGAGATTAACATTCAAGGATTTCTTTAACCACAAGTTCCTAGGGGAACCCAG GCCAAATGCAAAGGTTGAGTACTTTTCTCCACTTCAACCAATGAAGTCAATGGATGGGAATTTCAATTCCACTGCCTATGACCGGAGATCGCAATTGCATTCTGTGCATCCCACGAGCTCATATAGCAGAAATCCCACATTAATTACATCTGTACATGACAACATACTAAAGCAAGTGGAGTATTGTGACAATGCATCCATCACCAATAATGGTCATGGGTTTACCTCAAATATTTCAAGTCATAGGATGGGGAAATCTGTCGATGAGGGATGCTCATCAGATCAGCATCCAG TTTCTGATTCGCTGGAGTCTATTGAGAAAGATTATGTCCTTGTCAATCCTCATTTTGCTTCAATGGAGGGTTTCTCTTATTACCTTGAAACTTCCCTGCAAGACAAATCTACAAGCAGagtttctctttttccttcgaggAAGAATGACTTGGATATAGCTGTTGCAATGCAAAGAATGGACCTGGCTGATAGTTCTGTTGGTGGTCCAGAAACAGCACAAAGCCACTTAGTGACATCAAATGCATCCTCTATATTAAGGGAAGTGCAAAGACTAACCATATTGCATCCTTCAACTAGACTCCACTTGTTACATCACTATCTCGAGGCTCTGGCAGAACTCTCACTAGAAAAG TATGATGCAGGACGTTTTCTAGAATCATTATCGGTGGAACTAGTTGTTTTGGCTATATGGAAGAAATCTCTTCAGATTTGTAGTTCTTGGCTTAGCGCCACCACAGAAGGTGAACTACCTGCAACTAGTTCCACCAATGACTCCATACCTTTGGAAG GTGCTGCTGAGATGCCAGACACAATGGAAATAATATACCAAAAAGCACTTGCAATTGCGACTGATGCCGCT GTTGATGAGTATATGGAGAACAAGGAAAGGGCGGCAGCATTGTACTCTAAAGCATTGCTTCTGTTTTCATTTATTGTAGGAGAAGCAACGTGCCTGCCACTGAACCCACCTTTTTCCTTAACTGGTGGCGAGAAGAAGAGAATTCAGCAGTACATTATCAATTTACAGTTCCATCAGTCTCGATGCCATGTCACAGGATCCTCACAAGCAATCCCTGCCGCGCCCTTGTGGCAAATAAAATAG
- the LOC122300090 gene encoding serine/threonine-protein kinase ATG1a isoform X1 gives MDLGDLNHGCRVVGDYILGPRIGWGSFAVVWRSKHRYSGAEVAVKEIDRTQLIPKVRENLLKEISILSTINNPNIIRLFDAIETEDKIYLVLEYCDGGDLAAYIQRHGKVSEAVARHFMRQLAAGLQILHEKHLIHRDLKPQNLLLSTREATLLLKIGDFGFARSLMPPGLADTLCGSPLYMAPEIIQNQKYDAKADLWSVGAILFQLVTGKPPFDGNNHLQLFQNILKSTELQFPQGTLEELHPDCVDLVRSLLRQNPVERLTFKDFFNHKFLGEPRPNAKVEYFSPLQPMKSMDGNFNSTAYDRRSQLHSVHPTSSYSRNPTLITSVHDNILKQVEYCDNASITNNGHGFTSNISSHRMGKSVDEGCSSDQHPVSDSLESIEKDYVLVNPHFASMEGFSYYLETSLQDKSTSRVSLFPSRKNDLDIAVAMQRMDLADSSVGGPETAQSHLVTSNASSILREVQRLTILHPSTRLHLLHHYLEALAELSLEKYDAGRFLESLSVELVVLAIWKKSLQICSSWLSATTEGELPATSSTNDSIPLEGAGTSSNSGKHIDFSKPSSVSLWAKQGFLSAFDRAEKSSSHIRDMDGAAEMPDTMEIIYQKALAIATDAAVDEYMENKERAAALYSKALLLFSFIVGEATCLPLNPPFSLTGGEKKRIQQYIINLQFHQSRCHVTGSSQAIPAAPLWQIK, from the exons ATGGATCTTGGAGACCTCAACCACGGGTGCCGGGTGGTCGGGGACTATATACTTGGACCGAGAATCGGATGGGGTTCCTTCGCCGTCGTCTGGAGGTCCAAGCACCGCTACTCGGGTGCAGAGGTCGCTGTCAAAGAGATAGACAGGACGCAGCTTATCCCAAAAGTCAGGGAGAATTTACTGAAAGAGATTTCCATTCTCAGCACCATTAATAACCCAAACATTATTCGCCTTTTCGACGCCATCGAG ACTGAGGATAAAATATACCTTGTTTTGGAGTATTGTGATGGCGGTGACCTAGCAGCCTACATTCAACGCCACGGTAAAGTCTCCGAGGCAGTTGCAAGGCACTTCATGAGGCAATTGG CCGCAGGGTTGCAAATACTTCATGAAAAACACCTCATCCACCGTGATTTGAAACCACAG AACTTGCTGTTGTCAACTAGGGAAGCAACTCTGCTTTTGAAGATTGGGGATTTTGGTTTTGCAAG GTCCCTGATGCCCCCAGGCTTAGCTGATACCCTATGTGGTTCGCCATTATACATGGCTCCAGAAATTATTCAGAACCAGAAATATGATGCAAAG GCTGACTTATGGAGTGTTGGGGCCATTTTATTCCAGCTGGTGACTGGGAAGCCGCCATTTGATGGCAATAATCATTTGCAG CTTTTTCAGAACATTTTAAAATCAACCGAGCTGCAATTTCCACAAGGTACTTTGGAAGAACTACATCCGGATTGTGTGGATCTTGTCCGAAGTCTATTACGTCAAAACCCAG TTGAGAGATTAACATTCAAGGATTTCTTTAACCACAAGTTCCTAGGGGAACCCAG GCCAAATGCAAAGGTTGAGTACTTTTCTCCACTTCAACCAATGAAGTCAATGGATGGGAATTTCAATTCCACTGCCTATGACCGGAGATCGCAATTGCATTCTGTGCATCCCACGAGCTCATATAGCAGAAATCCCACATTAATTACATCTGTACATGACAACATACTAAAGCAAGTGGAGTATTGTGACAATGCATCCATCACCAATAATGGTCATGGGTTTACCTCAAATATTTCAAGTCATAGGATGGGGAAATCTGTCGATGAGGGATGCTCATCAGATCAGCATCCAG TTTCTGATTCGCTGGAGTCTATTGAGAAAGATTATGTCCTTGTCAATCCTCATTTTGCTTCAATGGAGGGTTTCTCTTATTACCTTGAAACTTCCCTGCAAGACAAATCTACAAGCAGagtttctctttttccttcgaggAAGAATGACTTGGATATAGCTGTTGCAATGCAAAGAATGGACCTGGCTGATAGTTCTGTTGGTGGTCCAGAAACAGCACAAAGCCACTTAGTGACATCAAATGCATCCTCTATATTAAGGGAAGTGCAAAGACTAACCATATTGCATCCTTCAACTAGACTCCACTTGTTACATCACTATCTCGAGGCTCTGGCAGAACTCTCACTAGAAAAG TATGATGCAGGACGTTTTCTAGAATCATTATCGGTGGAACTAGTTGTTTTGGCTATATGGAAGAAATCTCTTCAGATTTGTAGTTCTTGGCTTAGCGCCACCACAGAAGGTGAACTACCTGCAACTAGTTCCACCAATGACTCCATACCTTTGGAAGGTGCGGGTACTTCATCGAACTCTGGAAAACATATAGACTTTAGCAAGCCTTCATCTGTTTCCTTGTGGGCAAAACAAGGATTTCTTTCTGCATTTGATCGTGCAGAAAAGTCATCCTCTCATATCAGAGATATGGATG GTGCTGCTGAGATGCCAGACACAATGGAAATAATATACCAAAAAGCACTTGCAATTGCGACTGATGCCGCT GTTGATGAGTATATGGAGAACAAGGAAAGGGCGGCAGCATTGTACTCTAAAGCATTGCTTCTGTTTTCATTTATTGTAGGAGAAGCAACGTGCCTGCCACTGAACCCACCTTTTTCCTTAACTGGTGGCGAGAAGAAGAGAATTCAGCAGTACATTATCAATTTACAGTTCCATCAGTCTCGATGCCATGTCACAGGATCCTCACAAGCAATCCCTGCCGCGCCCTTGTGGCAAATAAAATAG
- the LOC122300091 gene encoding uncharacterized protein LOC122300091 gives MIVSWIQNSVSPSIKSSIVFVDVVQEMWLDFQDRFSQQNGPRIFQLQKALAGLLQDHDLDLHSWTMIGKGELRNSLYHLLCTAVPPSALANFLSQNSYKDIQVFNITRPVTHIVHGSNLWHYRLGHLSLSRLQGLKLKPESVLKLSTT, from the exons ATGATTGTCTCATGGATTCAGAACTCAGTCAGCCCTTCTATTAAATCTAGCATTGTGTTTGTGGATGTCGTCCAGGAAATGTGGCTGGACTTTCAAGACCGATTTTCCCAGCAAAATGGCCCTAGGATCTTTCAACTCCAGAAAGCTCTCGCAGGTCTCCTTCAAGATCACGATTTG GACTTACACTCTTGGACAATGATTGGGAAGGGTGAGCTAAGGAATAGCCTCTACCACCTACTCTGCACAGCAGTCCCTCCTTCAGCTTTAGCCAATTTCCTTTCACAGAATTCTTATAAAGAtattcaagtttttaacattaCTAGACCCGTTACACATATTGTCCATGGTTCTAACCTTTGGCATTATCGCCTTGGTCACTTGTCTTTGTCTCGTTTGCAAGGACTAAAGCTAAAACCAGAAAGTGTATTGAAGCTTTCCACAACTTAG